A genomic region of Metopolophium dirhodum isolate CAU chromosome 1, ASM1992520v1, whole genome shotgun sequence contains the following coding sequences:
- the LOC132948683 gene encoding uncharacterized protein LOC132948683 — protein sequence MCFGLELVLSQKLSEKYVLQYGACDGKHIRIIAPANSGSMCYNYKGFFSLVLMAICDSDYKFVLIDVGAYGRFGDSAIFQNSNFYKRIQEKRLNILDPSPISPDSTTCLPFVFVGDEAFALSTTMMRPYARNDLNVTKKIYNYRHCRARRYVECTFGIFANKWRIFHRPINVNIDLVNDIIKSACLLHNFVRDRDSYSFEDTLNNPLTETIASDSVRRNNRTALRYRELFAECFMT from the exons ATGTGTTTCGGATTGGAATTAGTACTGTCGCAGAAATTGTCTGAGAAGTATGTGCTGCAATATG gtgCATGCGACGGCAAACATATTAGAATTATAGCACCTGCCAATAGTGGATCAATGTGCTATAATTACAAAGGATTTTTCTCTCTAGTTTTAATGGCAATTTGTGACAGTGACTATAAATTTGTGCTAATAGACGTTGGAGCGTATGGGAGATTTGGAGACTCGgcaatatttcaaaattctaatttttataaaagaattCAGGAGAAACGTCTGAACATTCTCGATCCATCACCGATTTCGCCAGATAGTACCACTTGTTTGCCGTTCGTTTTTGTTGGCGATGAAGCGTTCGCTTTAAGTACAACTATGATGCGCCCATATGCAAGAAACGATTtaaatgttacaaaaaaaatctataattataGGCATTGCAGAGCTAGGCGTTATGTAGAATGCACATTTGGCATATTTGCTAATAAATGGCGCATATTTCATAGACCTATCAatgtaaatattgatttagttAATGATATAATCAAATCTGCTTGTCTTTTGCATAATTTTGTGAGAGATAGAGATAGTTATTCTTTTGAAGACACTTTAAACAACCCATTAACCGAAACCATTGCATCAGATAGTGTTCGAAGAAATAACAGAACTGCGTTGAGATACCGTGAATTATTCGCAGAATGCTTTATGACCTAG
- the LOC132948688 gene encoding uncharacterized protein LOC132948688 — protein sequence MSVNLQKKWRNIRDCFVKAHKAKENKSGSEAKKKCPYVFYDNLLFLKDTVSVNLISSNITSNIETHNEDEIVEGQRTAAHPSDSSWVPKRNKKNKNDDIGRELIGILNKNLETKNVGEDEDRLFFMSLVKDFKKIPEHLRMQTKLDVLKVIQDAQRQNYPNTWDWNTQNNAHRGPYSAQMRHHPYNHTPIHISIPATTPHHETAINNTLSPLSNADSTNTYQSHESETSYIDLFNSIP from the exons ATGA gcGTGAATCTTCAGAAAAAATGGCGGAATATACGAGATTGTTTTGTAAAGGCCCACAAAGCAAAGGAGAATAAAAGTGGTTctgaagcaaaaaaaaaatgccccTACGTTTTCTACGAcaaccttttatttttaaaagatacgGTGTCGGTTAATTTAATAAGTTCAAATATTACTTCCAATATAGAAACACATAATGAAGATGAAATTGTAGAAGGTCAACGTACAGCTGCTCATCCTTCAGATTCTTCGTGGGTACcaaaacgaaacaaaaaaaataaaaatgatgacaTTGGTAGAGAGTTGATaggaattttaaacaaaaatttagaaactaaaaatgttggaGAGGACGAAGATCGTCTTTTTTTCATGTCTTTGGTAAAagactttaaaaaaataccagAACACTTGCGCATGCAAACGAAATTGGACGTTTTAAAGGTCATTCAAGACGCTCAGAGGCAAAATTATCCAAATACATGGGACTGGAATACTCAAAATAATGCACATCGTGGACCTTATTCGGCACAAATGAGACACCATCCTTACAACCATACGCCTATTCACATATCTATACCTGCAACCACCCCACATCACGAAACTGCCATAAATAATACACTATCACCTCTCTCAAATGCAGACTCAACGAACACATACCAATCTCATGAAAGTGAAACTTCTTATATTGACCTTTTTAATTCAATTCCATAA